The Ailuropoda melanoleuca isolate Jingjing chromosome 4, ASM200744v2, whole genome shotgun sequence region GGCCAGGCCTGCCTGTTAACTTGGCAGGGTGAGCACACAGCCCCGTTTCTCATGTTTTGACTTCTGGCCCCTGGTATATAATCCAGGCCTACTCAGTCCCCACTGAGACGATTTAAGGGAGGAGCCCCAGCTCTGTTATTTCTTGGTTCTAAGCTATAGAGGCAGTGGCTTAAGGCTGAGTGCAGAGTGATACGTGAATCAGTTTTGCTTCCGGAAGCAGGGAGACTGTATTTTTATGGTCATCAGCCGGAGACTGCATTTGGAGTGGTAGGATTTCCTGGGGCGAGGGTCTGAGGTAGAGGCGGACGGCCCGCACCAGTGCAGGAGTCAGAATGGATGTTCGAAAGGTCTCATGACTTCGAGGAGCAGTTATCTGACTTGGGCCTGGGTCTGGCATCATCCACCCGAGACCTCTTTGGAACTGTCCCTCCGTGCAGCACCCTAGATCTTACTGAGTCGTTGGCATGATCGCAGACCTCACTGATGCCCCCTTAAGGGTAGAAAGGTGAGACCAGCATTGattgggctccccacttcgttccttgtattcattcaacaagtatttgctgaTCATTTAATAAGTGCTAGGTGCCAAGGGAAAAAATAGGTGTGTTAGGAGACCTGTCGTGCCCTCAAATAAGCTTTAATCTGCCCTTCACCACAAAACTTGTCTGCAGCAGGAAAAGTGAAAGGGTGGTGCTGGAGCCAttcttcctgtgtcctctgcCTCGCTCTCCAGAGGCGCCTCCACTTACCATGGGGCTTGAGCTGCTCGCAGCCTGTAGGCTGAGCCACAGCACGGCAGAGGCCAGGATAGAGTTCTAGGAGCGGCAGGTGGAAGggccagagctgggagggagggcagtggcAGTGGAAGGATGCCGGCTGACAGGCTCCACTTTGACACAGCCTCTTTTCTTTTACCGCAATGGCCCGCCGTTATGGAGAGAGACTTGCCCGAGTCCAGGGCTAGGAGGAAGCACGTAGGGTACACAGCGTGAGGAGGCCTCGGCCCCACCCTGAGCCCTGGGTGCCCACTGGCCTCACCTTAGCCCTATGCCCTGCAGGACTGACAGGAGAAGCGGTAACTTATCCACTCTCCCCCCAGCAGGCCTGCCTTCGAGCTGTATTTGCACCTCCTTTTGCACGAGCATCTTGCAGGCGTTGGGCTTCCCTGACTCAGTCATGGACTAGCTATTTCCATGAGCTCGCCCTCCTCGGCAGCAAGGGCGGCTGCTAGTGCCGTGTGCACTTCTGCGCCTGTTGGATTGGAGCCTGACTGCAGAGCCGGGAAGGTGCTGCTCAGGACCTGTTTTGGAGCTGGGGGAACCAGGTAAAGCAGCTCCCGGCACTGTGGTGGTGGGGTCAGGGCTTCCTCGGATGCTCTTGAAGCCTTCTGTCCCAGGAACATTCGCCTTCACCCAAGTTGCTTTACACGGCCTTCTGAAATGTCACCCTCCAGCCTTGAGGATAGAACCTGCCACACTGGTTCCCTGAACCTCTGCTTTGAGCTTCTGGCTGGCTGCCTAGATCTTTTCTGAAGTATTCTGGAGAGCACAATCTCATGCTGTTTTAGCCAATAATGGATAGTCATGAATTAAATGTATAGTTAAGTGTGATATGATTTTTATACAGTAGTGGGAAATTTCTCATAAATTTACAAGTCAGGAGAAAATCCTTTGTCAAATCACAGTCTCGGTTTTGGGTTTGGAAAGTATAGCTGCTTTACAGTTAGGTCTCCGAGACAGGGGAGTTGTGTTCTTCCTATCTTGGAAGACAGAGTATGCCTGGGTGTGGCAGGGGCCAAAGAGCCAGATGTGTGGAGCCAGGAAGTAGCACAAAGCTCCAGGACAGATCAACTAGGCGACGTTGTTTTTCCGAGGGTTGGTTGAAGAAGCCCAGTCCGGATACCACAGTCTGCATTGCAGGTCCCTATCCTAAGCCAGGCCTGGTCTCCTATCCTGGAGGCCTCTCAGGGGTTTTAGGAGATGAAGCAGCAAAAATTGTAGCACCCGGAGTCAAGATTCCAGCACTCTGACCTTTCACCTCCTTAGAGTATTCCTGTTTGGTCTCATTAGTAATACCCTTCTCAACCCTCTATGACTTTAGAGACATAGTTTCTCAGCTCTTACAAATACTGACGCAGGTCCCCAGGTGTCTCTTACTTGAGCCagctcttttttttctgcttcttagtTCATTCCCCTGGGGGGACATCGCTTCTCACTTGTTTTACCTGCGTGTGTGGATGACGCCTAGAGCCAACCTTGCTGTCACCTTTTCTGCAtgctgactctttttttttgcctgcaGGACATCTCCATATAGATAGCGCACGACATCCAAGCATGTCTAGAATAAACAAACTcaacattttttcttccaatGTCTTAACATCACCATGACTCTTTCCTTTGGCCGATAGCCTTGAAGCTCTTAGTTTGCCTTTCTTCCACCATCACTGAACCCTGCCACCTCTATTTCTGATACATATATTCATCTCTCCTTTCCGGACCCTGGCACAGCCATTAGTCATCTCGTGTACAAACTGTGGCAAggattccccaccccctgcctgccCAATGCGTACAGTTCACAGGCTGTTCTTCCATAAATCTTTTGTTCTCATCATTCTCTGAAGCACACAGTCGTTGCCGTATGTCTCAGTTAACTCATAATCTTTCTTTTCAAGACATTTTAACTTCTTCCTCCTACTTCTCTTCACCTGATTTCTGTGCTGAAGGGCTTGGCCCTTTGAGCCAGCGAGATATGTCTGCTTCTTGTTCTCTCTACGCAGCAGTGCTGCTCCTGGCTACCGTTCTCATCTCTGGAATGTTTTTATCAGGCCATATGCTACCATCCATTCTTCAAAACCATTTCTCAACTGAACGTTCTTTGGCTAATTACTCTTGAGTTTATCTACGACAGTGGCTCCCCAAGTCCCCTGTGTTTATAATGAGTGCGTGCTTTTATGCTCTGTTGACTGTCTGTTTTAGGTCTGTTTCCTGTAAGGAAATCCTTAGTACTGAATAGGCACCTTTTCTCTTAGTTATCTGGGGGAAGTACCAGAGACAGAATACATGTCCCTCACTGAAGGCGCTTCGTACAGCACTCTGcattggggtggggatgggcgtGACAGtaaaatactgattaaaaacTGCCTAGAATCCTCCAGGGAGGAGCTGGACCTAGAGAGGACtccttcctatttctcttttgtaGTCAGGGAAGGGGAATCTAGGACGCTGACATTCCTTCCCAGGAACTATGAGTGAAGAGGTATGAGAGGCTgacaaaaaagaaaggggaaaaaaaaaaaaacagggaaaaggaaaagaaattagaggAAGTTTGAATAGTAAGAAGCTTGAGTAATGCTGCCACTAAGAGCTGTGAAATCCTGGACAAGTCCCCCTTCCACAGCCTCCGTTTTCTCACCAGAAAAATGGGAACACCATCCACCCGAGAGGTccttgtgaggatcaaatgaaatatatatgtgatactgttttgttcactgtttaaTGCTATTGAAATACACGGCGTTAGTATTACTTTAATACCGTCCTTCAAACACAGTGTACAAAAGCGTCCTGTACCAGCAATGGGAGGATCTCCAAGAATGGGGCTtggaacatgagcaggggtaaATGTGTTGCTTATCAGGGATAAACCGTCTTACTGGTCAAAGCTGCTCTCTCCCCTGTGCTGCTGTACCCAGTGCAGATTTCCATACCCACTGGCCCAGTGCGTGCTTCTGGTCTGCACCAGGGAAGCGCTAACGAGGACGAGTGCAGAACTCTTAGCTCCAGCTGATAAGCCTCCATCTCTGGCAAGATTTCTCCAGCCCAGAGGCCATGAACAATACTGCTTTGGGGGTTAGTGTACTTCTAGAAGTGGCAACACGGCAGTCTCTCCCCACCAAAGTCTGAGTCACTCCCAAGGAATGGCTCCATAggccttcctcttctttttccctaaaaGCCCATCTGTTTCTGTTACACATTTGAACCCAGCATCTCTTATCAGGCAGGGTCTCCTCGAGCCAAGCCTAGGGGTCCCGATGCACCACTGAGCAGCTGTGGCCACTGCTGGAAGGGCCCAGACTGTAGTAAGTCTCAGACAAGCTGTCTGTAGTTCTTCCATTTTTTGTTGGAAGAGCTGGAATCCTTCCGATGCCACTTTCTGAACAGGCTCTGAAGCCAGGAACAATTTCATCCCACAGAGACCTGGGCTGGGGGTCTCCAGCTCTACAGTGCCACGGCTGGCTTCGTGAGGACATTTCACTACAGTGCTCCCAACGAGACAGACTGACCCCGGCCCTGCCGTGGAGGCTCCTCACTTCCATATGGCCCTGCTTCAGCTAGTGTTTTATCCTTGGGAAGCCCCCTGCTTCCCAGCAAGTGCCGAAGCCCAGGTGCCCAGGCCTCCCGCCCGGGCCACACCACTCCTCCTCTGGAGCTTGTGGTGCAGGGAACACCAAGGTCGCAGGAGAGGCTGCAGATTCTGCTATAAACTAATTTTATTGATTGACCCCTTGGTCCCAGCCAAGTGCGTATCTTCAAGCTCTCACTTCCCCCAGCAATGCCCCAAACAACTGAACACCTGTTGCAGGGGCTCCCAGACTGGCTTACCTCTGACAGGGCCCAGCACCCGGTGGCTGACCTTTTGAGTGCTAGAGCCCAGGCCTGGCAGCCCTGTAGGCCGACTGCCATGAAAAGGAAAGCTGGGGGAGTTCTTCATCTGTGGAGAGTTTtgttggctgctgctgctgcccccgGCACTTGTGCCGGTGCTAAAACTGCGTGCCCGGCTCAGGGGATTTTCAGAGCAGGAAACAGGCAAGCCGCTGCAAAGAAGCAGAGGCCGGTTAACCGCAGGTCGGGGAAGTCGTGTCCCAAGGCTTTCCCCAGGGTCTGGTGCTCAGGAAGGCACCTCTGGGGGGACAGGCACAGGGACTCATtgcaagggagaagggaggaatcTGTGTCCACGGATGCGGTATCTGCCCCGGGGCACACCAGCTGATCTCAGAATGCCTACGACCCCTTGTTCACACATAGCTGGTCCTGCAGAAAGCATACTAAGAGCTATAGGGCTGTCTCTGGGCAGCTTTAACTCTCAGTGAATTCCCCTCTTATTCCCTCGGTGCTGGCCCTGGGAACCCTGACTTGTCCCCGACCGCTGGAAGCCAAGACCTTGCCCCCACCTTCACtgcaattatatttaattttgtgcaGGGCTCTGAGCAGGGAATCCCCTGGCCTGGTTTTCAGATGCCTAGGGTCTGTAGCTCCAGGTAAAAGGGAAGAGGATCCCATTTTCAAAAAATGCATTAATCTTACCAATTTTAACTTACTCTGAAAATATTCACCATGTGGTCCTTTTGGGTAGGGAAGGAACACAAATCCCTTGGAACTCCTTGCCCTTGAGCCCTGTTCCACCTTCATACCGTCTCCTCCCTCACCCTGTGGTCTTACCTGTTGCTTCTGGGTGGCGTCCGAGAGCCTCTCTTCTTGTTGACGGCCCCGCTCACGGTGCTGCTCAGGCCTCGGCTGCTGCGCACGTGTTTTAGCATCCAGGCACGCAGGTTCGTGAGGCTGCTGTGCTCCGACAGCACGATCCGGGGCCACGGGTTGCACTCTGCCATGTCCAGAGCGGCGATGGCCATAGCTCGTCCCACCTGCGGGGTGGTCCAGGGGACTCGGCATCTGGGGCTTCCGGCCCAGGCTGCTTGTTGGGGTGGGTCGCACAGCACcgtggaagggaaggagaggccAGGCCTCAAATTTTCTCAGTGGGTACCCCAAATTTTGTGCCAGGGTTGTTTATCTCGGCAGATTTAAAGCTGTTCCCTAGACTGCTGCTCATTTGGGGGCCCTCATCCTTTACGGGCAAGAGGAGGTGTGCTTTCCGGCTAGCCCCAGGAAGGAATTCTCCTAGCAGAAGGTGCTTTGATCTCTTCTATAacctgcagctctttctgcttctcttatgTGCCCTAGGACCCCAGGGGTCATCAAGACCAGTGTACAGGCGATGCTTTTAAGCCCAGAAGTGAACAACCCAGTAGGAGGAGGAAGACGAGCTCAGAGGCAAAGAATGTGACTCAGCTGTGCCGGGGACTGTCTGCAGTATGGGGTTAGAAACAGTGCCCGCTCACCCTCTGATACCATCACAGCCACGGCCTGCCCTTTAGGTTAGCTGAGAACAATAACCCCGGGGTGAGATGATGACAGCGGTGAGCCTCTCTTCAGAGGACCTGAGTCAGGCCGCAGGAGCGAAGGCCTTCCAGACTTGGAGTTCCCCTTTCCCCATGTATCCCATGTATCCATACCTGCTCGAAGAGCTCCACAGTGTATCTGGAGGGGAAGgccggagggggaggggggctggcacGCCCGTTGTCATGGCAGGCGGCAGGGATGCTGTTCACGGAGCGCCCAGTGTTGTAGTTGCATTCAAGTGTGTAGCTAAGACACAGAGACCTTTATTAGTGTCCTGCCTGGACACTCAGGACAGAACCACGGGGAGCGGCCTCGGTGATCTAAAGAGGCATCACTTGGAAAAAAGTGGATACGAACAAAGTGCTAAGCCCTAACCTCAGCACAGCACGGCGTACCCAGCAGGTCCTCAGAAGACAGAGTCCTGGACTACAGACAGGGGCGCTAATAATGAGCCTGTCTCTTGGGAGGGCCTGGGCCGCCTCCCGCTCCTCAGACAGCCGAGACGGGGAGGTGGTTTCTTTAGGGAAGGTACCTCATCGGCTACAGCCCAGCTTCCAGCCAACCTGTGGATGATCCCTGAGGCTTTGTAGATCGCAACCCGGCCGCTGCCCTCCTTTGACTGGCCGTCTCTGCGGTCTCGGGCGTACATGTTCTTCTCTGAGAAATTGCAGCCCTGGAAGTCGAAGTGTGCTGAGTTCAAGGAGATGAGCTTTGGATACAGCATATTTTCCACctgtttgggggaagaaaaaggcaactcaggagagacagacagaagggAGGAACGCACAAGGAAGCGATGGCAAGCAGGGGGCCGTGTGACTAAACCCACGGCAGATCCCATTCCAACCATGAGCAGTAGGCGGCGTTCCTGAATTCTCACCGCATGCCTGACTTACTTCCAGGTGTTGGAAAGGTACAAATCCGCCTCTTTTTAAGCTGTTAGCTTCTTCTCTCCAATCATGCAAACTTTTCCCTTCCCCCTGGTTTCCCAAACTCTAGAATAAAGACTCTAATGCTGACAGCTTGACCTTCGTTCAAAGGTCATGATGTAATGACTGAGACACAAAGCCCCAGTGCCACCCCTTCTCGGCCCTTCGAAGCCTGTCTGGAGGTAGGATACCTCTTGCAGCCGCGGGCCCTGCCGCCAAAAGTCCACCTTTCCTCTGTCCGTGGCCTACGCTCTATCTCCCGACCTGTCCCAGTCCCCGCACTCCCATGACACTCCGGGGGTCCCTACCTGGGTGCTCTCGTCACTAAAGCTGTTGCCATACATGAAGCAGCCCCTTTTGGAAGCGTGTCCGTGCAGGTCCACATAGTAAGCGACACCGCTCTCTTTCGGGGGGATGGTGTCGGGGGCTGGCTGCTCAGCGTCCACACACTGCTGTGGCATAAGCCACACGCCACTGGCCTTCTGCTCCGCTGGTCTGGTCTGTGTCCAGTCTTCAGGGCTGTCCCCGTCAGATGTGTGCCCAAGGTGAGCCTCATTTCGGAGGTGGTTGGCTTTCTCGAGGTCGGAAAGGGGCGCGTCCGGAGGGAGACAGGGACTGTGCTGGTGCTCAGAGGGACTCTGGGGGTGCAGACGGGAGTGCACGTGGTGGTAGAGAAGCACAGCTTTGGCCCCATAGATGGCTGGGTGCAGGGCTGCGTCAGGCTTCAGGTACTGACGGTTCAGATTCACTCCACGTGAGTCTGTGCTGTAGGAGGACAGGGACTGCAGCAGGTTCGAGAGGCTAGGCCAGTGGGGGAGACGTGAGCGTGGATGAAAGGGAGCCCGTGGGGGATGGACTTATAAAATGGGAGACTCAGGCTGCATGAAGAAGGCAAGCATTGAGGACAGGCCCTTTTCCTGATCGGCTGTCAGCCCTACCTCAGAGACCTAAGAGGGCTCCCTGCACCCAGCACAACCTGCGGTTATTCTAACTACTCCTTCCAGAGAGTGCCACGAGATGTGCCACCTTCCTTCTCTGGTCACTGGACAAGGAGACGGGCTTGCCCTTGTTCGGTGCAAGAGGACTGTCATATAGGAGAAGTTAAAGGAGAGGCTCTCACAGTATTTCActgggatggaggagggggacTGGGAATAATCCTGAGAGGGTGGGGAGGCTTCTTACCGGTAGTGGCCCCGGACCACACCGTCGGGGTTCAACATGGGAATCAGCTTAAAGACAAAGAGGCGACGCAGGGTTTGGGCCCGGGGGTCATCAGGTCGAAGGATGAAGTCCAGAAAGCCATTGAAGACAAAGCTAGATGGAGTCTCCCCAGGGTGTACCCTACTGCTTAAGAAGAATATCTGAGGTGGAGAGGAGAGCGGTCATTAGGCCGGTTACTCTATAGGTCCACTCTAACAggatatggggggggggtgggcaggaatAGCCACTGGATTTCCAGCTGGCTGAGTCTGCAAGTGGAGTGGGAGTGGCCATGCTTGCCTCCCAATGCAGGCTAAGGCTGTGGCCAGGATGCCCAGAGATAGCGTGCCTTAAGCTGTTAGCAGGGTCTGCGGCTAAGGAAAGGCCAAGGTACTATCTCTAGGCTTTCCCACTCACCCTCTTGCCTGTGAAACAGAATGGTCGGGGGGTGCCGGTATCAGGAAATAGCTGCTCTAGACGGGGCTCCCGATCTTCTCGAAGCCCATGGCAGGAAGTGATGGTTAGCAGATCTACACGAAGTCCATCCAGAGAATAGCAAAGGATCTCCCGGTGGTAATAGATAGTATCCAGGGGACTGCGGGGACAAAAATCATTAAGCCAGGAGAAGTCCCTAAAGCCCTAACAAGAGGGGAGCCTCATCGCCAGCCTAGGATTTGTAGGATCTGGTCTTTTACCTTAACCTTTGGGACCTTGTAGTCCCTCACGATGTTAAATGAGGCTGAAGATTTAGGTGGTCTGCACGGCTAGCATGCAGAGTACAGGACAGGATAAACTTACTGTTTTCTCCCCAGTTTATGGCTCCCTAGGATAGATGCTTTGTGTGCACGGTTGCCCTCTGTTGGGACAGAAAAAAAGGTGTGCTGGGCAACGGTAGTGCTAAGTTCTGGATAACTGATGGGAGCTGAGACATTAAGAGGCTTGAACTGGGCAGGTGGATGAGTGGAATGTAGGTGGTGGTACGGTGAGatcaaggtcacacacacacatatttatcaGAGGTACCCAAAGTCCCACATTCTGTACAGAAAAAAGAACTGGTGATGTTTCTGGTTCAGGGCTCCTGGGGCAAGTTCCAGAAGCAGCAGAGGTGCTGTCTGCTCCGGGACTGTGTGGCAGGAGTAAAGGTGGGGTCGGCACCTGCTATGGGTAGGGTGGTTCTCCAGAAAGCGCTGGTCTAGCTGGTTTAGCAAATCCTGGCAGTCACTGTAGGAGAACGGGTAGCAGAAGGCGAAGAAGGTGGTGGCCCCACGGCCCTCCACGAAACGGTGAACAAAGGATAACACAAACTGCGTCTCTGTCATCtgaggagcagaggagaaagagggagggaccGTTGGTGTGAGAACTAAGACCCTACTGGGATCGCCAGGAACTGACCTTACCCCCTCACACAGTGACCAACTTCCCTCCCTCTGGGACTTTCCATATGACAGGCGGCTCCTTCTAGGCTTCCTAAGGCAGGGGCTTATCTTGGATTCCAGCTAGCACTGGCGGGGAAGCGGACACCAAAACCTTGTGTGCCGCCTGCCCTGTACTCCGGATCGAGGCTAGCtccttttttctgtcccttctacTTTTAGTACCCGTCTGTCTTTCCTCCTCAAGGAGAACTTACCTCAAACGTGGGCCGATCTCGAATGCGTTCCCAGCGCGGCCGGGTGGGCAGTGTGCGCACAAAGGGGGCCATGCCCTGGGAATACAGTTTGCTTTGCTTATTCATGTTCATAATGTTGATCTTGATGAGTTTCCCTGGCGTTCCTCCCCGGACACTGAAGTAGAACCACGACCTGCGGGCCGGAGGAGAAACAGGTCACCGGGTACCGAGGGTTGGAGACAGGGTACGTGGGACGGCTGGAGCAAGCGGAGTTGGGAAAGGCCTCTTCAGTAAGGAGGCGGCAAGGAGAGACGGAGgagagtagggagagggagggcagtgATGGTGGGAACTGTGAGTCAGAGATCTGGAGACACGGAcatctctcctcttcttccacccTCCACTTCTTTCCTCTTACCTGTTTCCATTCTCAAATTCTGTTTCGGCACAGTCTGGTCGGGTCCACACGTTGAACTCGTAGTCAGGGGAAGAGGCAATGCTGCTGAATGGGGCCGACGCCCCAgctgctcctccttccccatcGCCGGACACAGAGTCCACCTTCTCCACGTGGGCTAGGTTCCCTGAATCAAAGCGAGAACTGAACAGCAGGCCCCCACAGCGCAGCTCCATGGTGAGGCTGGGAAAGCATCCTCCTGCCCACTCTGGCCCTGAGAGCTGGGGAaaaatgggggcggggggtgtaagaaggagaggaagaaaaaggaaaacaagttttTTTGGGTATCTCCTGATAAATGAGAGCTGTTCTTAGGGAGTGCTCTAAGAAGCAACAGGCTCTTTCCACCTCAGAAAAGGTAGAAGTGGCCTTCTGCCAAAGGCTAAGAGAAAGCAGTATTCTGTCCCCACGCTAAGAGTTTATAACTGACCTAAAAGGACCTCATTTTACAACAGCTTGGCTATTCCAAAATGAAAGCACTCAATGGCTTAACTGTGTTGAGAAATGCTAGATTCTAAAGATTTCTGCAGCCCAAAGGTTAGAGAATAACATTAGGTCAGATTTCCCACACCTAGCCCAGATACACCCACCACAACACATGGCCATCTTGAAGGATGGGCCTTTCTGGATCTCTGGTTCCTAGACTGGCTCCCCACTCTCCAGCAGAGCAAAGCCGAGAGAACCAAGTTCCAAGTTTCTAAGTTTAAGTGGGCAGCTGCTTCTCTCCACTCCTCTGTCCTCACAAGTACTAACCAGGTATTCGGTCTGTTGCTCCCCTGAGCCCTGGAAGGGcgggttctttctttttttttttcgttaCTACCTTATGCCATTATGAAAGAAAACTAGAGAACTGCGGCCTTTGCCAAGACAAAAGAAACTGGGCAGAAGCCACCTGCTCACCTGGAGACTGTAGCTCAATTCCAGTTAGGACATGGGTCTGTTTCCAGCCCCCTCCCGCCCTGCAAAGCACTGGAGTCCCTGAAAGAGCTAGGCTGGCAGTAGTTGTGGGTGAGTGATGGGTATTCTGAGCACCCCTAAAAAAGTGGCTGGTAGACACCCACTTGGGGGCAAGGGGTGGCTTCTCGATCCTCGACTCCGACAGACCCTTGCCTCACACTGACCGAGCTCGCCCAGGACAGGGTGGGGTTCGGAGGCATGGAGGGGCGAGACAGTCTCACACTCGAGGCAGGGACTGGGGGTCAGAGGTGCGGCCACgggcgtgggggtggggccggggaGGCCCGGGCCGGGGGGNNNNNNNNNNNNNNNNNNNNNNNNNNNNNNNNNNNNNNNNNNNNNNNNNNNNNNNNNNNNNNNNNNNNNNNNNNNNNNNNNNNNNNNNNNNNNNNGGGGGGGCGGGGTGGCATTCTAGAGGGGCTCCGGGCTGAAAGGGGCTGAcaagggggcggggccggggccggcGGGGCCCGCGCTCCACGCACCGCCCCTCACCTCTCTCGGGGCCGGCGATCCCGCTCCCTCTCCCGCTAGCGAGGCGCCACCTCGGGCCCCGGCACCCGGGCACTCCACCCAGGACCCAAACAAAACCCGAGCGCCGCGGTGCCGGGACCCCGCTCTGCCAGGAAACAAGAAGTCTCTCGCCTATTGGCCGCGGGTACAGCTGGCTACCCGCCCAGTAAGGCGCGCTGCCATTGGTCAGCACGCAGGGGTTCCCTCGCACGTTAGCGGGTACCTGAGCCAGTGGCGTTTGGGGGCTCGGCCGGCAGATCCCGCTGGAGGGTTCCACCGTCTCTTCCCAGCGGACGGTTAACGGCCTGCCCGCCGGGAGGAGGAAAACACAAAGTGACCAGGAAATAAACTGGAAAAGACTCACCTGCGAAATAAAAGGTCAATGTGCGAAGCAAGTCATTGCTCACCATGCTCCTCTGTGTATCACAAAACCTTCCTCGGTCAGCGCATCTGCCGCTATTAAGGAATCCTCCGGTGCACGgggcaaaaagacaaaaaaccctGAGTGGAGGATGCGGGCATCGATCCCGCTACCTCTCGCATGCTAAGCGAGCGCTCTACCATTTGAGCTAATCCCCCGCCTGCTCCTGAGCTTCTTCCCTTTGCCTTACAGGCTGTTCTGGGCTGGTCGCTGACCCGAGGATCGACCATAGTAAAAGACGTTTATATAGCAGAATACAGTGGGATCACaggcaggatttttttaaagcaggcatATCATAATCACACACAAGCCATAGTAACACATATCTTCGCATCTAACCCACAAGAGTGCCGGATTGGATCCTGACTACGAACCGCACATGCGTTTTACCGAACAGCTGCAGTGCTCCTGCAAATGCACAGCGGGCCTCTGAGTGAAACTTTCTCCCTACGGGATAATTGAATTAAGCGGAGGCTAAAAAGGTTGTACGAAGTCCTTCGAGCCGGAATCGAACCAGCGACCTAAGGATTACCGCAACTCATGCCACTACAGTCCtccgctctaccaactgagctatcgAAGGCTCCGCTGATCTCAGCGCTTGCCAGTTCCTCTCTAATACTTACCAAGGCCGCACTATGACAAGATCTAAGAGACTTTGGGGaaggctgcccccccccccaacactttaTAGAGGAGCCCGCCCTGCCGAGCCCCTCCACGTCGCACAGAACAAAGGAAGCCGGAAACAGAAGTGCGAGCAAAGGACCTGCTTCCCAACTCTGAACGAAGGAAATGGGCAATACACCTCCCTTCCATTTCCCT contains the following coding sequences:
- the AGBL5 gene encoding cytosolic carboxypeptidase-like protein 5 isoform X2 translates to MELRCGGLLFSSRFDSGNLAHVEKVDSVSGDGEGGAAGASAPFSSIASSPDYEFNVWTRPDCAETEFENGNRSWFYFSVRGGTPGKLIKINIMNMNKQSKLYSQGMAPFVRTLPTRPRWERIRDRPTFEMTETQFVLSFVHRFVEGRGATTFFAFCYPFSYSDCQDLLNQLDQRFLENHPTHSSPLDTIYYHREILCYSLDGLRVDLLTITSCHGLREDREPRLEQLFPDTGTPRPFCFTGKRIFFLSSRVHPGETPSSFVFNGFLDFILRPDDPRAQTLRRLFVFKLIPMLNPDGVVRGHYRTDSRGVNLNRQYLKPDAALHPAIYGAKAVLLYHHVHSRLHPQSPSEHQHSPCLPPDAPLSDLEKANHLRNEAHLGHTSDGDSPEDWTQTRPAEQKASGVWLMPQQCVDAEQPAPDTIPPKESGVAYYVDLHGHASKRGCFMYGNSFSDESTQVENMLYPKLISLNSAHFDFQGCNFSEKNMYARDRRDGQSKEGSGRVAIYKASGIIHSYTLECNYNTGRSVNSIPAACHDNGRASPPPPPAFPSRYTVELFEQVGRAMAIAALDMAECNPWPRIVLSEHSSLTNLRAWMLKHVRSSRGLSSTVSGAVNKKRGSRTPPRSNSGLPVSCSENPLSRARSFSTGTSAGGSSSSQQNSPQMKNSPSFPFHGSRPTGLPGLGSSTQKVSHRVLGPVREPRSQDRRRRQQPLTHRPTSSSLAPSPNPTSSSPASSHSTGPCLLPSAFSVSGSSCSLLSSGDKPEAVMVIGKGLLGPRIPCIRTRLQTCPRRVPARRGPGFPRLGPGWARAHRRLAEG
- the AGBL5 gene encoding cytosolic carboxypeptidase-like protein 5 isoform X1 codes for the protein MELRCGGLLFSSRFDSGNLAHVEKVDSVSGDGEGGAAGASAPFSSIASSPDYEFNVWTRPDCAETEFENGNRSWFYFSVRGGTPGKLIKINIMNMNKQSKLYSQGMAPFVRTLPTRPRWERIRDRPTFEMTETQFVLSFVHRFVEGRGATTFFAFCYPFSYSDCQDLLNQLDQRFLENHPTHSSPLDTIYYHREILCYSLDGLRVDLLTITSCHGLREDREPRLEQLFPDTGTPRPFCFTGKRIFFLSSRVHPGETPSSFVFNGFLDFILRPDDPRAQTLRRLFVFKLIPMLNPDGVVRGHYRTDSRGVNLNRQYLKPDAALHPAIYGAKAVLLYHHVHSRLHPQSPSEHQHSPCLPPDAPLSDLEKANHLRNEAHLGHTSDGDSPEDWTQTRPAEQKASGVWLMPQQCVDAEQPAPDTIPPKESGVAYYVDLHGHASKRGCFMYGNSFSDESTQVENMLYPKLISLNSAHFDFQGCNFSEKNMYARDRRDGQSKEGSGRVAIYKASGIIHSYTLECNYNTGRSVNSIPAACHDNGRASPPPPPAFPSRYTVELFEQVGRAMAIAALDMAECNPWPRIVLSEHSSLTNLRAWMLKHVRSSRGLSSTVSGAVNKKRGSRTPPRSNSGLPVSCSENPLSRARSFSTGTSAGGSSSSQQNSPQMKNSPSFPFHGSRPTGLPGLGSSTQKVSHRVLGPVREPRSQDRRRRQQPLTHRPTSSSLAPSPNPTSSSPASSHSTGPCLLPSAFSVSGSSCSLLSSGDKPEAVMVIGKGLLGPRIPCIRTRLQARPRLGQGSPPTCRGMSGSSGPTSPIPRTRESSEPEPGPHSAPGLPQAGPPRPRSAPAFSPISCSLSDSQSRICYSGGPLGQPEVCFGPKSPPLTVSPRV